From Campylobacter showae:
CGCCACGGCACGTGCATATCGATACGTGATTAATCACGGCGAGTTTTCGCCTTTTTTGTCGTCTTACGAGACTTTTTTACCCAAATTTGACCTAAATTTAGCAAACGAACTGCTTGCGCTTTTTGTCGGCGAGCACGATTTTAGCGCGTTTATGAAGCTTGGTAGCGATATCAAAAGCCCGGTGCGGCGCGTTTCAAAGGCCTTTTGCTACGAGCGCGGCGAACGAACGATTATCATCTTTAAAGCAAACGGCTTTTTGCGCGCCCAGGTTCGCCTCATGGTCGCTAGCGTTTTAAAGGCGCTCGAGCTTGCCAAAAGCGGTAAATTTAGACAAATGCAGACGCATGAGTTTAAATTTGAGCGCGCCGAGGCGGTAAATTTGGACACAAATTTAAACAAAAAAAGCCGCGATAATGTCCTGACAAAAAGCCACGAAAGCATAAATTTAGTCAAATTTGAAAAAAACGCAAATTTGACAGCCGAACACGCCGAGTGCGTCGCCTCAAAATTTGACGCTAAAAACTCAAATTTAAACGAAGCCGAAAGTAGCTGCCGAGACGAAAATTTCCTAAAAGCAAAAAAGCTTTTACGCCAGGCTATCTACGAGCAAAAGCCGCTCACGCGTATTCCCGCACCGCCAAACGGCCTTTATCTAAACCGAGTTTTTTACGAATGATAAATCCAAAAATAAAAGAAGCCATCGCCGCCGTAACGCAAAAGCAAAATGAGTGTAAAAAAATAGTCAAAAAATACGCTACATTTATGACTATAACGACATTTGTCGCACCAATACTAATTTTTATTATTATGGAGCGACGCTTTGAAATATTCTTTCTTTTATTTGCAGTCATCCCAATATACGTCACGCCGAGGATTCCAAAAGTAGAAAAAACGCTGGAAGAGTATAGAAGCTTCTACAAAAATGTTTTTGTTAGCACGGTAATTGCCGATATAGATAGCAATTTTACATACGAGCCTCAAAAAGGCATCACCGCAAACGAATTTTATAAAAGCGGAATATACAGTCGCGTAAATTTTTACGGCGAAGACCAAATAAGCGGTACTTACGCTAATGTCAAATTTCAATTAAGCGAGGCTATAAAAGTAGAAAAAACATATGACTCAAACGGCTCAAAAAACCCTTATCTGGCGCTTTTGAGAGTAAGCAAAGTCATATACGACGAATACATGGACTTTAACGGTACAGTACTAGTCTGCGAGTTTTATAAAAATTTCAAAGGACAAACGATACTAGCCGACAAAAAGGTGCTAAATACGAAAATATCTGGCGAAAAAGAGATGCTTGATGATACGGAGTTTAACAACGAATTTCGCGTATTTACCGACGACAAAATAGAAGCGCGCTATCTTTTAAGCCCCGGTTTTATGCAACGCCTACGCGAGGTTAAGCAGGGTTTTGACAGTGCCGTATCGCTAAGCGCGGCGTTTATGGACAATAAATTCTATCTCTTTTTAAACGGTGCAAAAAACCGTTTTGAAAGTTCACTATTAGACCCGCCGCTAAGCCTTTCTGATGCGCAGGCCATAAAAGATGAGATCTCGCAACTGCTGCGCATAATCGACGAGCTAAATTTGAGCCTTGATGTTTATAAATGATTTTGCTTTCCAGTGGCAAATTTAGCTAACTACTGGCTTACAAAATTATCCAGATTTGGTCTGTAAATC
This genomic window contains:
- the truA gene encoding tRNA pseudouridine(38-40) synthase TruA; this encodes MRLKLVFSYDGSKFQGSQTQPHENGVEDALGVALAHVGIFSKIISSSRTDKGVHANNQVACVECGEHFKDFARLKALINRHAHPAIHVKFIIRVKDDFHPRYDATARAYRYVINHGEFSPFLSSYETFLPKFDLNLANELLALFVGEHDFSAFMKLGSDIKSPVRRVSKAFCYERGERTIIIFKANGFLRAQVRLMVASVLKALELAKSGKFRQMQTHEFKFERAEAVNLDTNLNKKSRDNVLTKSHESINLVKFEKNANLTAEHAECVASKFDAKNSNLNEAESSCRDENFLKAKKLLRQAIYEQKPLTRIPAPPNGLYLNRVFYE
- a CDS encoding DUF3137 domain-containing protein, translated to MINPKIKEAIAAVTQKQNECKKIVKKYATFMTITTFVAPILIFIIMERRFEIFFLLFAVIPIYVTPRIPKVEKTLEEYRSFYKNVFVSTVIADIDSNFTYEPQKGITANEFYKSGIYSRVNFYGEDQISGTYANVKFQLSEAIKVEKTYDSNGSKNPYLALLRVSKVIYDEYMDFNGTVLVCEFYKNFKGQTILADKKVLNTKISGEKEMLDDTEFNNEFRVFTDDKIEARYLLSPGFMQRLREVKQGFDSAVSLSAAFMDNKFYLFLNGAKNRFESSLLDPPLSLSDAQAIKDEISQLLRIIDELNLSLDVYK